GTAAGTATAAGGATATATGAAATACCAAGGGTAATTTAAATTTCTGACATTAAGCTagttgtcttctttttttcgtTCTAATCTCACACATTCAGGTCCAGGTGCATTACCCAtcatgatggagacagacattTGAAAATCTGCTAACGAGCACAGTATGTCCCTGACAGGTTGCATATAGAATTTACGATCttaaataaaaccagaaatcTAACATAAAGCGTTAGCTACATGTCTATTCAACTCAGCTGCCTTTATAAAGTGGCTAATATCAGGGTAGCTCAATTTAATTCGCAACTGACTCTGCTCAAACAACGAACAGAGATaagttagcttgttagcttgggCTGTTGAAGCTAACAACAGTGACAGCGGCTAACTTGAACCGACAGATGTAGCGAGTTGGCTAAATATGTTAACAATTCAATGTGGTTAGCACGGGAAACTGGGTCAACTAGTGCAACGCTGCTTAGATTCATGCATAAATTCAGTAACTGGCATCACGTTAATCGCACAAGTAGCAGACGtcatgtcttaaaaaaaaaagaaaacaccacttGTTATGTCAGGTAAAGTATATGTAAACACATCGAGCCAGGTAGATGCTAACGCTCGGCTAATTGCTTTTAGCTAGCCCGACACTAGAAAGTCGTTGGGACTTCTGACAGCGGCTTTCAACTGAAATCAGTATGCAACGTCGAAGCACACATCTGAAAGAGTTGGGTTCTCCTTACAGACTGCAGGCGTTTATTTTTCATGAGACAACTGTGTCCGTCGACTTCCACTGCTACAATCTCCACGCAGTTTATTTGTCATGGGACGTTAACGTTTGTGTGGAAGCTTCAAGAAAACAGTTTGCGCCAGCACCATCGTTTGAATCACAGCTAACGGTAGTGTTTAGCTAGGCATCCAGCATCAATTAACACCAAGGATTGATTACCTGCAAGCTGTCTCTTGAGTAACAGCGCTGACTGAGGCTCTGTCATAGTTTAACGAATGTAATGCAGCTATGTTCAATGGCAATATTTAGAGGTAACGGCTTTGATTTAACGTTCACCAAACACTGCTCCGTCTCCTCTATTTTCCGTTTAGCATTCTCgtcattcttcttcttcgccTCCTTCTCTTGCTACTGCTGCTACCGCTTCTTCTTCGTGGAAATGTTGTTTTCGTTTCCCGCAGCCGGCTTCCATTTTGGTGCGTCACTGCCATCTCCTGGACATTCCTTCGATCGCAGTCTTCTCTTGTACTTACTGCAACACCCCTTACCCTTCACAAAGAATGAACTCAAGGAAAATTAAATTAGTTGATTTTCAATCAAATGTCGCGCCGTCAGCTAGCTTCTTATACATTCTAGAGACTGACATGAAGGCGCGGCATTCTGAGAATAGCACGGAAAAGACGGAAAAGAAAAGGGATGAACTTCGTGTGAGTATAGTAATTTCCTCTATGGCTGCTGTGCTACATCTATAATTTCTGACATCAAATCACTCAGTTCACGGGATGAGACTCACTGAAAGGTTATAGTCATACAAGAACACTGAGGCCTTTCATCGAACTGATGTGATATTAGAGCACGGTGTTGGCTGCAGTACTCACGGCGGACACTAGATGACGCCAACTGACCCGATCTTGACGGCCCCTCTGACACCATGACAAAAATGAACAGATTCTTCTTACTGCAGATAAATGTCAAGTGTCCCTGGCTTAATCCACCGTAATTGTAAGGTAATTGATGTATGTATTAGAGCCCACACATGTTGTCCATATCTCTTAATATGTAACATTAACTGCTATTCTCATTTAACACTAATATATCACAACTTAGCCCACTTCCTCATGCAAAAGAGAGAGCTGATCGCAGGCCATGATGAGGGTGGGTTTTCATTGTCTCTGTCGGAGGAAGTGGCAGATCgtaatcacattttctttttcagcttcGTTTGTGGCTGGTGAACCAgttgctgcttgtttttaaaaactggtTTCCCACAGGCACGACAGACACCACAGAGGTGCATCTTTTGGTCAGTGCATAGGCCTCCAGTTTCCCTGCATTGTTGGGAACAACTGTtaccccttttccactggtcagaAATCCCACTCAAACCCGTGTAGGTGTGGAATGGTAATGTGCAAACTGGGCATTTACACTTGAGTCAGCTGACCCTGCAGTAGAccccccacccctttttttttaaatcaactcgGCCTGGCCAAAAACGTTTGACTTACCGGGtgtgaaaatacctggatcGTCGACAGAGACCAACTTCTGGTTTAGCTCCTGGCTAATTGAATGGGGATGAAGTAATCTTATTATGCGGCTCTTCTGCAATTTCCAAATGTCACTGGACTGAATGGCTCAGAGTAGCATGGTGAGACGAGTCGcgtattgttgttttctcttctattACAACTGTTTCCTGTGCTTTCGAGACATGAAACGTGATGTCCGTGACGTACAATGTAACGCTGCAGATAAAAATCACAGCCGGGCTGCCTTGCCTGTGGGAAGTGGAAAATGGGGTCCATAGGCAGGTTGACCAGTgtttaagaaaaacatgtagACCCACAaattttggtggaaaagtgGTATAAGTAACTGTGGAAGTGTTGTTCCTGGCTCTGCATGCTTACACTGGCATCCAAACGCGACTGGTCCTTGGACCACTGTTGCTCCGAAAAGTGTAAATAGATAAAATCTTTTGTTTATCCTCTCATGGACATGTCAGAACATGCAACATTAGCTCTGGTTTTTGATATAAGACAGTCAGAACCGGTTTTAGTTGGTCCTTGGTCATGATAAACCAGCTGCCAGTGGTTCTTTGTTTTAGACAGGCAAAGTGCTGGTGCCAATCTGGAACTAGTTTTCTAACCAGAACCAGTTCTTTGACAGTCGAAGGTACAAGAGTAAGCACCGACACCgaaccagcacctgaaccaTCTTGGTGGAAAAGGGGTAACAGAATTTCCGCATAGCATATTATTGGAATTGGTAGAAGTAATAACGGCTGTTTAGCTGTGATTATGATCACATTTGACGATTGTTATTTCACACAGTGTTGCATGGCTCCCTGTCAAAGCATAgcaaactgatttttatttgcattttttttccctctctcttgccTCTTTCTTATCCTCAATTCCAGGAGCACTGGAATTAGTAGTTTTTCCCGTTCGGCCGTCGTCGGTGAAGGTTTCCAACATGACAAGATCTTACTCTCTTGCGTTCCCCAAACAGACAGGGCCACCTCTGTCCTGACTGGATGAAGCAGGCAGGGATACGGGAGGTCAGTTCTTTAAACGGAGGCATTCGCTTCATCATGTCACAGTTCAACAAACCACTTCACAGAACACTCTGTCCTGTGCACTCTCTCAGCTGAAGGGGTATGCTGATGTTCAGAATACAAGttctgcttgttttattttttttttttttaaacttagtCTGGAATTCACATGAATAGTGGAGGAGGATTGTTTGACAAGGAATATAAGGACACGGTGTGCATGAAAACCTCATGGGCAGCAGTCTGTCTTATGGCTTGTTTGAAGACGAATCGTTTTCCCTGTACGAGAAACACAGTCTCACAATCACAACCTGATCGACTGCTGCGAAAGAGATGCTCTAGCATTTTAATACActtacattattatatatatcaGGCCTCcaatcaaacagctgtttcagaCCACAGTTTGGCTGAGAGTtaaggaaaaataataataataataaaaaaaaaaaaacagcatctctTTTCTTAGCTGTCTGTGGGAGTGCCCCAATTAGATTatcttcaaatgtattttaaggcGCATAATTGTTACGGAGTCCAAGTCACAAGTTAGTTTGATTGATGGGCAGTACCACTTTTCAGTTATCCAATACCTAGTATGTGGCACTGATCACCACAATGTATCAGAGGCAAGTATCTCTTCTCAAAAATACTAATGACTAAATAGAAGACAGAGCTGTAGCCACAAAAAGTCACAACACATTCATCTATAGCTCACCACctcgcacccacacacacatcgccTCCTTCCCTTTTGTCCGTCTGTTGTGTGAATTGGGCGCACAAAGCTATTTAAAGTTATCAAAGAGTCGGGCGAGCAGCAAAATGAAACCTTTTGAACATAACTGTCTGGTTCCCTGCATATCATGTGCGAGAATGAACATGAAAGGTGGTGGGGGTTGGTATTTGACTTGTTTACAGCATTGCATAAGTGAAGATCTGTGTGAAGAGCATATGACCAGCCCCGAGTGGGCTGTTCCCTTTTGCTAACTCAATATCTCCTGAGGCATGTCAGAGCTGAGGCCTCTGTTTGCTTCTTCAAGCCTCAGGGACACACTCTGAGCCAACGGTCTCTGACTATGGAATGAAGGGAGAACATCGCAGAAGCGGGACCCCATCGACAAGCACGTGAGAccattattttgtctttgtttgactTCACGGACACAATTTTGCAAGACAAAAGCTGAGGGTTTATGTCTGTATGGTGTGATCACATCAACACCTGCATCCGTGTTAAGTGTGTTTGGTAAAGGGAGCGAGGTCGTAGGTTGTTTGCAGACAAAGTTTAGAAGGTGACTGAATTGCACTAAGTTGTTAAGGAGATATGTTTCATGTACAATAGGGTCATTGTAATCGCACCACTGACTCTCTAACCAGGTCAGATGGCATGCTGGCCTCTCGCGCCACGCTGGAAATAATGCTTTTATTTGATAATCACTAGAATTACCCAGAAAACCTCATGGTGGTATTAAAAAGAATTTGAGTCATAATCCCTGTTCTCCTTTTCCGTTTCTGTTCTGACACACTTTGCTTGCGACAAATTGTTTTGTAATTGCCTTCGGTGTCATAAGGGctatttcttcagtgttgtcaCAAACCGCGTTAACTGTTTTACCCAGAACTAGACTATGTGCGCGGCGCAGGACTTTAAAAGCGGTCCTCCTCTTCACACCGTGTGCCATCAGGCTGATGAATGTACAATGGAGCAGAAACAGTCTCTTGATCCTCTGTGATGTAATCAGACTTTATCTTCCTGATGAAATCAAGAAATGCGACCTCTACAGACAGGGTCCTTCAGTCCTGTTGCTGAGCTTTATTGAGTTCTCTCATTACACTTGTTGCCAAGCTGTGCACGAGCTGAACCACAGAGGAGAAACGGTCTCTCTCAAACCACGTCGTACTGTACATTGTCTGTTCccaggtgaggagagagctgCTCACCATGGAGCCAAACGGATCAGTGTCGCCCCCCAAGGACAGGCCGAGGCCTCGATGGAGCCGGTGCTCCAGCTCTGGTCTACGTTACGGCTCTTTCGTAAACAGCCTCTCATCACTCGCGGCAGCGGAGGAGGTAGTGCACAAATCACCTATATCGCCTCGACGCTCCTACATAGCTGTGGCCGTGCTCTGCTACGTCAACCTGATCAACTACATGGAGCGGTACACAATAGCAGGTTGGGTGATCTCTTGTGCACACATGACAACACTGCCTGTTAAAGCGACAGCCTTTGGTTGACCGACACGTTGTTTTGCTGTCACACAGGCGTGCTCATCAACATTCAGAAGTTCTTTGATATCAGTGACAGCGTGGCTGCACTTCTGCAAACAGGTATGATGGTGCACACACACGCCAGCCGCTcagtttcctttgtttgttAAGATGACCTTGTGTAACGCGTGCTGCAAATGAATTTCACAGCGCTCTTGGCACAGACGGAAATGTGGaatcacacactcactcacacgcaCGAGTGTGCGGCGCGATGAAAGTTGGTATTACTTTGAGTGTCGTGGGTGGGTTTTTCCTTTCAAGTTATTCTCATTCATGTACTTGCAGTCTTCATCTGCAGTTTCTTACTTCTGGCCCCCCTCTTCGGTTACCTTGGGGACCGCTACAACCGGAAGTACATCATGATCGCTGGTCTGAGCATCTGGCTCGTgactgcagccagcagctcttTTGTCAGTAAATGGGTAAGTGCAAAAAATAGATGCGTGGACACTCATTAGGAGCGAGAAAACAAGAAGCAGCAAGATGACACAAACCCACTTCCTGTGGcgcatcttttttcttcttcctctattTGACTTCATGACCCTGAATTTCTGTGCAATGAGTGTTTGATGGAGGGTTGTTCTCCGGTTACTCTTGTAGattaaaaagtgattttgtAACGTGTGTGCTGTTCCTGGCGGTAACGGTGGCGTCTTGATCCCTTTCAGCAATTCTGGCTCCTGATGCTGCTGCGAGGCATGGTCGGGGTCGGAGAGGCCAGCTACTCCACCATTGCTCCAACCATCATCGGTGACCTTTTTAGCGGGGCTAAACGGAGCGCCATGATCTGTCTCTTCTACATCTTTATCCCTGTCGGAAGGTTAGAAACCATCGCCTTAACCGTTTTAAGTTATGAATTGGttgaggagaggcagacaggactgtgaaatgttttctgtaagCAAACCAACTTCCTCCCAAATCGCAGACACACAACTTCTCTACCCCGGAAAAGACAGAAACGACTGTATTTTTATAGAAAACTTCAGAGGGCTTAAACATCCTGTGTCAAGTTCTTGTTAAATATCGCACATACAGCTCATATTCAGGTTCGCGCTTTTATTTAGGATGTCTTCTGGCAATTACTGttgaaaaatacacaatttttttctcacactgttcactgctgcacctctattcaccctctgtctggATGATCCAGCTTTGTGCCTGACGCTTTAAGGCCACTATCCTGAATAGACCAGTCTGACCAGCGATGATTGGTCTCCACAGGCTCTCGCAGGCCTGAGCAGACGctagcagagaaacagaaagcatcctgactgatGCCATTACAAAGTGGCATGATTATTGCAAGGCCCAAGACAGGAAGACTTTGCAGCAGGACAGGCGCTGATAACCATCTAGCGAGCATCAGCGAAACATGAGGTTCACAGAGGATATCGATAACGGCATccaccccagccacagcctGTACGTTACAGTTTCAAATGTTATCCAGTGCCGACACGACAGACTACGAAGCAGCTGGTGTCTGCAGGCTGTGAGATTCTCGAATGCATCCTCTGCCTTCCGCCATAAAAAATAGTCTATCTTTGTGACTTATTGATTGATAGATCGAAATTtcttatttcaaacatttacaatttttcataaacaaacagaagaacaaaagaGTAGTGCAAATGAAAACAGGGAATTCGTAGTAGTGAGAGAATTGAGATCTAATCGAGACCCATTTGTTGCAACTTGAGTTTCGTTGTACAACCCTGTGCTGTACAATGATAGATTAATTAACCTTGCATGTGTACAGGTTAATAGTATTGTTAAGCTTGTTTATGGCATTATCATCACTCATTGTGTTACAActggttgtgttttcagtggtcTCGGATACATAACAGGAGCAGGGGTCGCTAATGTAGCAGGGGACTGGCGCTGGTCCCTCAGGGTGagaacatttaaacagcatttaaatccgtcaatgcaaatgtttgtgaCAGATATCTTCACAGTTTGCTGCGTTCACAGATCACACCCATCCTGGGTGCAGGGGGACTCATCTTGTTGACCCTCTTATGCCCCAACCCACCCAGAGGTGCTGCTGAAACCCAGGGAGAGGGAGTTGCAATGCAGAGCTCTTACCGCGAGGACGTCAAGTATCTTCTGAAAAAGTAAGATGTGGGAACTAATATTGGTGGAATACTACAGCGTGGGCGGTCCCGGATTTATTAGGCCAATCAACATATTGATTGAGAGTCAATAAAAAATTATGATCAGGATAGAAAAGTAAACATGgcagtgctctctggtggacaaactatGTCATGACATTACTTTTTCTatatgatgtcattattttggCATGGCCGTTTTACCATTTTTGGTTAATTTGTATACCACTATATTTGTAAGAAGCTCATATCAGGTTATAAAGTGGCCTTTGCATAGttccttaaagtgaaactaCGAGCagagtttcattttgtgtcgagccctcttagtgttttaaatataacaattttgatgctagcgtaaaaaagtgccccatgcactcccactgaaaatgagtttgaaccgaaaacgaaaatacggtcaatcttaaaagtgcctcctTTGTGGTGATGATGCTTTTACGCGAAAGTTTGACTCAtacatattcacaaaaaaaagcctaggttgcattttggcgagagtttcactttaaagtttACAGAGATATGATTGTCGATTGATATtttctcatctgtttttgttactCTTACTTTAGTAAAAGTTACGTGTGGTCGACGCTGGGAGTGACAGCGACGGCCTTCCTCGTCGGAGCGCTCGGTTTCTGGACGCCTGCTTTTCTGTCCAGAGCTCAGGTCTTTCAGGGGCTCCAAAAGCCATGCGAGAAAGAGCCCTGCAACCCCATAGACAGGTGCAGCGTGACCTTTGACTTGTGCCATCTGTCATCTGTTTCGTTTCCTGTAAAGTCGCAACAAAGCTTTAACAATGCCGCTTCCGCTCCCTGTGCAGTTACATCTTCGGAGCTGTGACGGTGGTGACGGGCATTCTGGGAGGGTGTCTCGGCACGGTTTTGTCTAGGTGGTTCAGCAAGAAGAGGTCGAATGCGGACCCACTCATCTGTGCAGTGGGCCTCCTGGGATCAGCCCCCTGCCTCTTTATCGCCATCTTTGTGGCGACAGCAAGCATTCCCACCACTTACGTAAGAGACAAACGTATTCCGCTGTTGTCATCCTGTAGCTAAATGATTATAAATGAGACTGATATCTCCATGGTTAGATGGACTGGCGTGAAATCCTATGTAGACATTCATGGTCCTTTCTGACTCTTATTCCAGTGACAGCAGTATTGTTCTGAAGAAAGGAATAGATAGTCTAAATGTACAACTTTCTACAATAATGGAAGTAGGAAGTAGTAGAGACGTCAGATGTCAGGACTTTCCGTACCCCTGGTGAAGACACCACACAGTTGGATACCTTTTGAATTTTGTCAAGTTAGTGATGTAATCTAACTAAGTACGTATAGTATTGTAAGTACTTTGGGGTACTTGTACTTTCCTTGAGTGTATCTATTTGCTTCTACTatatacttccactccactccactttggaggcaaatattgtacttttacgtcaaaactttagttactagttattaTGCAAATCAGGGCCATATAAGtgcatttttcagattatttgattttatttgccaTCAGAATAAAATCACTAAATCCCTTCATCAGAGAAATGCTTGATATCTCAATGCTAGATATAATTGGCCAGGCCGAACATTTGTTAACCCgtagtatacagtatgtacatacatacaaatcTAGGCAGAATTGtactttttgacttttgatcTATAAATACTTTTGATTTCAGAAAATGACTGTTGACACGataacatgatatctttactcaagtacaacctttacaagtgaaagtaaaagtactttttaCAGCACTCTGTAAAGGCATTACCGCTCCAAGATGTTGGAACAAATCATCAAAAGTTGCCATTACATCAAAAAGAATGAGAGATTTTCGGGGGAATATCAGAATTGACGCACTGACCTCATCAagtgatttgtaaaaaaaaaaacaaacaaacaaactattaATTTCTTGACTGATCAGTTTCTCAAACGTTTCATTTCAGGTATTCATTTTCCTAGGTGAAGTACTGATATCACTGAACTGGGCCGTCATGGCTGATATACTGCTGGTGAGTTTGAATGATGCTTGTTgtaacaaaaataagaaaaagtcTGCTGAAACTTGAAGccaacccatttttttttttttttcatttcagtacGTTGTCATTCCAACCAGAAGGGCCACAGCCGAGGCTCTCCAGATTTCAGTCTGTCATCTCCTGGGTGACGCTGGGAGTCCTTACCTCGTAGGATTGGTGAGATATGCTTCCACTTTCCCCCCTTACATTCATCAGCACTGCTTCATCGGGCTTGAGTGCGCCGCTTTTCTGCAAATCATTAAGGAATATTGCCGTCTTCACACCTGTATCAGTAGATATCTGATGCCATCCGCAAACAACAACCTGACACTCATGGCTGGAACTTCCAAAGTCTGAAGTACAGCCTGCTGGTCTGCGTATTCGTTGGGGCCCTGGGCggactgtttttcctcttgtgtgCCCTCTTCATCGCTGACGACAGGAAGGCCACTCAAAGACTTGTTGAAGGTGAGGTTTGGGTTCTAAAAATCAACACGTTCTGAGActtttcagttttgtatttcGGTGCAGGGTTTATGTGTGGAAGTCTATTAAGTCCTCAGCATTGTGTTTCGTCGTCACGCTCTCAGTCTCCGGCCCTTCCTGAACAATAGCCCTCTATTCAACTCGCTTACTACAAGATAGCACCCATCCTTATTCAGTTAGGGAACAAATTCTCCTTATCTGCACACATGCCCCAAGAACACAACTGGGCAGTctagttttttttctggcacaaGGGGAGGAGATGGGCCAAATTTGATAAAGACGACATTGTGTCTCTCGTTTGGATGTGAGTTGACCTCATTCCCTCCCTTCTGCTGGATTGTTAATTGTTGTGTGAGGCAGCTGCACGGACAGGGCGACCTAGCTGGCATCACCTTAGCTGATAAGAGTCGGTACCGTACTAACACGGTCTGCCATGGGCCGCTCTGATCCTGCActgacaactgtgtgtgtgtgtgtgtgtgtgtgggtgtgttcacAGGAGATCCTCCACCTCAGCCTGGTCCTGCCGCACCTCAGCCCTCTGAGCCCTCTGAGCCCTCTGAGCCCCCCCTGGAACTCAGCAACCGGGAGAAATGAGCACTGCTGAACAAAGGCAGCCATGCTGTCAATTTATCTGTAAATATTAGAAGTGAAGTCAAAATCCACTGTTGTCACGGACAGCAGGATTTTGGAGTCGACTTGAAGAGGTCCGTTTTCATCACTTCGCTGCCGCACGCTGATGACAAACGGAGAGAAAACTGTTCAATTCGCACAGTcggactttttaaaaaaaatattcaattcaCCTTCTCTTAAGTATGCATTGTAATTCCTATAGTTGAAGTCAGTTTTATTGTGTACATCCCAAAGTATTGAATCCCAAAGTTCAAAGAGCTTTACGACTGTTGGACCACTGGATCCTCGATTCAGATAAGAGAAAGCTCATTCaaacaggagaaacaaaagaagaaactgtgcagacattttgacagaatCAGTTCATAATTTATGGCAGTATTACCTCACCCTCTGGTGCACTGTGCAGTGTTGAAAAGTAAATGCctatattttcagatttttttttttacttctaaataaatgttgaaGAAAATATGTGTCGGATCATTCTCTTCTTTCCAACCGTGGAGAACCTTTTCGACGTTCTAAGATGTACAGATGCATAAGTGTTAACTGTCTTGTGACAGTGATAGCTTTGCAGACACTAGGATTTCAAAATGGCCACgtttagttgtgtgtgtgtgtcactattGTCTCCTtgttcttttcccttttcttaaGGATTTCCACTGAATTTTGCTGGCAGCCATCTACACCCATGTGGCCAGCTCGGGCTGCAGATCTCTCCCCGTCTCCAGCTCAGTTTGGTTCACACAAACCTGAGGCAGAATGAGCTGAATTTGCCCAAGTATCCATCGTGAGGATCATCAGATTAACCCCTCCATCTATGAATGACCCAGCCAGCATGCAGCTGCCGCCTCCTAATGAGGACCGCAGGGGCCGCAGGCTGGTCCACAAACATATGCACATAATGGAGGTAAAGATGGATAAAGATGGCGCCGTATTCTCAGTGTTTACCGTAACAATAGACTGAAAGTCCGTCTCATAATCCTGCATTCACACTCATTCCAGGGGATTTATCTCGGAGGCGTCTCAGTACTCTGACACTACGTTGCCAATGCCTGTgagaaaacagtgtgtttctcttttaatgttttgtattcagTGTATTCTCTCCTCAGTTGTTCCGAGCgtgtccactagatggcactgcTGCATTTCTGTTCACATGAGGCTACTGGTTCCTTTCATCAGTGAGGTGCAGTGGATCTGCCAGATGTTCACTGGGACCTCCAGGACAACTGCACCGAGTGTGCCAATGCAGCATGTACATAATGTGCATATTTACTGTAATGACCGTTAATATCCCTGTGTGTCTTGGGCAGCACTATTACACGTAATGATCTCACTGTAATGATATGACTTAGGTAATTAGCACTCCTTTTGGAAAACAATTTGTGGCATGTGATAGCAagcagttttgatttttttttattat
This sequence is a window from Acanthopagrus latus isolate v.2019 chromosome 13, fAcaLat1.1, whole genome shotgun sequence. Protein-coding genes within it:
- the spns3 gene encoding protein spinster homolog 3 isoform X1 — encoded protein: MNSRKIKLVDFQSNVAPSASFLYILETDMKARHSENSTEKTEKKRDELRVRRELLTMEPNGSVSPPKDRPRPRWSRCSSSGLRYGSFVNSLSSLAAAEEVVHKSPISPRRSYIAVAVLCYVNLINYMERYTIAGVLINIQKFFDISDSVAALLQTVFICSFLLLAPLFGYLGDRYNRKYIMIAGLSIWLVTAASSSFVSKWQFWLLMLLRGMVGVGEASYSTIAPTIIGDLFSGAKRSAMICLFYIFIPVGSGLGYITGAGVANVAGDWRWSLRITPILGAGGLILLTLLCPNPPRGAAETQGEGVAMQSSYREDVKYLLKNKSYVWSTLGVTATAFLVGALGFWTPAFLSRAQVFQGLQKPCEKEPCNPIDSYIFGAVTVVTGILGGCLGTVLSRWFSKKRSNADPLICAVGLLGSAPCLFIAIFVATASIPTTYVFIFLGEVLISLNWAVMADILLYVVIPTRRATAEALQISVCHLLGDAGSPYLVGLISDAIRKQQPDTHGWNFQSLKYSLLVCVFVGALGGLFFLLCALFIADDRKATQRLVEGDPPPQPGPAAPQPSEPSEPSEPPLELSNREK
- the spns3 gene encoding protein spinster homolog 3 isoform X2, coding for MKQAGIREVRRELLTMEPNGSVSPPKDRPRPRWSRCSSSGLRYGSFVNSLSSLAAAEEVVHKSPISPRRSYIAVAVLCYVNLINYMERYTIAGVLINIQKFFDISDSVAALLQTVFICSFLLLAPLFGYLGDRYNRKYIMIAGLSIWLVTAASSSFVSKWQFWLLMLLRGMVGVGEASYSTIAPTIIGDLFSGAKRSAMICLFYIFIPVGSGLGYITGAGVANVAGDWRWSLRITPILGAGGLILLTLLCPNPPRGAAETQGEGVAMQSSYREDVKYLLKNKSYVWSTLGVTATAFLVGALGFWTPAFLSRAQVFQGLQKPCEKEPCNPIDSYIFGAVTVVTGILGGCLGTVLSRWFSKKRSNADPLICAVGLLGSAPCLFIAIFVATASIPTTYVFIFLGEVLISLNWAVMADILLYVVIPTRRATAEALQISVCHLLGDAGSPYLVGLISDAIRKQQPDTHGWNFQSLKYSLLVCVFVGALGGLFFLLCALFIADDRKATQRLVEGDPPPQPGPAAPQPSEPSEPSEPPLELSNREK
- the spns3 gene encoding protein spinster homolog 3 isoform X3, whose product is MEPNGSVSPPKDRPRPRWSRCSSSGLRYGSFVNSLSSLAAAEEVVHKSPISPRRSYIAVAVLCYVNLINYMERYTIAGVLINIQKFFDISDSVAALLQTVFICSFLLLAPLFGYLGDRYNRKYIMIAGLSIWLVTAASSSFVSKWQFWLLMLLRGMVGVGEASYSTIAPTIIGDLFSGAKRSAMICLFYIFIPVGSGLGYITGAGVANVAGDWRWSLRITPILGAGGLILLTLLCPNPPRGAAETQGEGVAMQSSYREDVKYLLKNKSYVWSTLGVTATAFLVGALGFWTPAFLSRAQVFQGLQKPCEKEPCNPIDSYIFGAVTVVTGILGGCLGTVLSRWFSKKRSNADPLICAVGLLGSAPCLFIAIFVATASIPTTYVFIFLGEVLISLNWAVMADILLYVVIPTRRATAEALQISVCHLLGDAGSPYLVGLISDAIRKQQPDTHGWNFQSLKYSLLVCVFVGALGGLFFLLCALFIADDRKATQRLVEGDPPPQPGPAAPQPSEPSEPSEPPLELSNREK